The DNA window CTTCAAactttctcaaaatataatcTTGTCTTTTTGTTGAATCAGTTGACAGTGGAAGATATTATGTCTAGGAATTCACTTTGATGAAGTCGGACCCCCCAATCGCTCAGCGCCGATCACCTCGCCGTCAAACTGGTCAGGAAAGCGGGGGACCAAAGATCTGGTCTGCAGCTCAGCCCGACACCTCTAATTCAGCCGGCCAGTCGGATTCCCGCAAGAGGAAATTGGCCTTGAGTAATGATGAAGGTGATGATGCTGAAAAATCCAGTAATAAAGAAGCGACTGGAAAACAGCCGAAGCAGGCaaatccgaagaagaaaacatctagTCGTCCCGTGCCGAAAAGAAAATCAGGAAATCTTCTAGGTGCAAATCGTTTGGCGATCTTATCTATGTTAATGTTCACTCATTATTAAAATAGTACTGATAGAACAACTTCAAACTTGtaggaagccatctgacatagatccttctggaaaagacTCTGATCCGACTAACATGAAAACGGGACCTTCAAAAGAAACTGAGCCGACTACAAAAGATGACCCGAATGGCAATCAGTAGGCAACCGATAATGTAGAACCCAGCAACGAACCTCTGACTGAAAACCGGTCGGCCAAGGCTGGAGTTGGAGCCaaccaggagcccccgactggagaCTAATCTGGTGCAGAATCGCATAGGGATATACCCGAAGTAGAAGCTCAAACCGACAGCCCTCTAAAAAAGGATACCAACATCAATCCAGGGCCTAGCACTTCTGCTAAAGCTCAAGAACCTGCTCGCCCCCGACCAGAGATAATCACAGGTAAATTCATCCTCTGAGCCTATTTTGATTCGATAGACTTTCTCCAATTGTCTTACCTTACTCATGAATATACCAGGCCCAATGATTGGCGGTGAAGAAGAAGTTCTCCGGATACAATCAGCTGAAGAATCTCGCCCGCCTATtttagtcaagtggtgggacgATGATATGCAACCTTAGGGAATCATGATAAGCAAGcaaaaagaagatgaggaagTATGCTTGCTGAAAAAGGAACTCAACTAGGCTACtcgcattgtaaatgtaagtccCTTTATACACAGCTTTAAACGCCGATAAATTCTTattgcagagaatccatctcaggAATGAGGCGAAGACCACAACTCTTGAGAAACTAGTTCCTCATCTTGGAACTCTTGAAGCCACTAGAAGCCAGCTACATGAGGCTAAAGAGCTCGCGAGGAAAACTGAGCAAGATCTGAGGAATCGAATCTCCAAGCTTCAAGAATCTAACTATGAATTGAGTGGTTCGTCCAAAGGTAAATACCATCTCTGTCTGATGTACTCGTGCAGCCTTCCTTGTCATATTAATTAATCAAGAAGCAATACAGTGCAAGCCGCCAGGATTTCCAATTTAGAGAAGCGGGTCCAGGCTCTGGAGAAGGACAAAGCCGAACTAGCGAAGCAGAGGGACTCGGCCCTAAAAGATGTTGAAGGTACTGGTAATTGATTCCTCATGTCCTTATACCCACTTGTTGATACGAATCTATTCATGCAGATCGCAAAATCAAGTCTCAGGCACAGTTTGATGTCTTGGTCAACAAGATCAAGAGGCTTGAAGGGGCCAGGGATGAAGTCGCTAATGCCGCTACCCCActcgtccaagccatgttctttaATGACAACGGTCCGAGTACACTTGACGCttccgaaatcttcgacaagctaaGAATCGCTCCGGATACTTACTTCAAGAATAACAAGgaggctggaagtatgggagcaagcatGGCATTAGCTATAACCAAATCTTTATACCCGAAAATCAATATCGACGCCATTGATGGgtttgcagacgggacgagcgaagaaaCAGCCCTCgacctcatcaatgatgcgCATAAAGCCGCTGACAAGATTGCTGTTGAcgtagttgagagattccagaACGTtgaccttcggccgactgggtctgataactccgatgatgaaaaaactgacaCTAATAGTATTATATTATAACagtgattctgatgatgatgatgatgatggaagctcaatttgtacaatactgatgaatttatgttgtgctagatatttcaaacttagctcctgatttcttaaaagcctttgtcaaaccttattgagcctaaaacccgcaaaagttattaaaaactttcagtcctcattgactaagccaaaaaatcaagcagggcaatgataaatcaagtaagcaaattgaattgataaaaatcatatTCCATTATTGTTATGGTAGCCCCCGACTGAAAACATCAAGAAAGaacttgatgttagcagtcaaagaggagaaTACAAAagaaatgcctaagcataaaatcgacgaaagtgttcaatattccaagaattgttgacAAGAGTACTGTCTccgcgcttgagtcgataagaacctggtcgagtgacttcagcaattatggacggtccttcccacaagggagataacttatgccgatcctgtgtggtttgaatttttctcagaaccaggtcaccgactaaaaaggctcacgatcgaacattccgattatgataacggcgcaacccttgtAAGTACCGAGCCGACCGAATTAAGGCTGCTTCGcgggcttcttccagtcggttAATATCGTCCACTTGATCTTCTTCGTAGCGTTCCTCCCAGAAATTGCGAAATCGAAAGGATTCAAACTCTACCTCACTTGGCCACATTGCTTCTGcaccataaaccaaaaagaacggcgactggccggtagcccgactGGGAGTAGTGCGTAgagaccaaagtacggacggcagctattctacccacttgccagcatagggatgcagtcggtcgaaaactcgtgcttttatcccttgaagtaccatgccattggcgcgctcgacttgtccattactcatggggtgtgccacggaggcataacaaattttaatgccaaagtcttcacaaaagtctttaaatactccgccagtgaattgagtgccgttaTCAGTAATGATACGATttggtaccccaaaccgatgtacaatattgatgaagaaatctctagctCTGTCTGCGGTGATTGTAATGACtggtttggcttcaatccacttggaaaatttatCCATagctacaaagagatgagtataaccaccgacCGCCTTTTTGAATGGGCCGACCATatcaagcccccaaaccgcgaacGGCCAAGAcagcgggatggtttgcaactcctgagctggtaaatgagtttgtcgggcaaagaattgacaaccctcacatgttcgcacaattttgtcggCGTCGGAGACagctgtgggccagaaaaaaccctaccgataagccttgccaacaatGGTTCGTGCAGCAGCGTGATTACCACAAATGCCTGAATGAATATCTTTTAGCAGTTGCCTTCCCTCTTCCAAAGATACACAGCGTTGcaggattcctgatggacttttcttgtacaactcGGTCTCGTAAATAACATAGAGTCTGCTACGCCTGGAAATCTACTCGGCTTCATttttatcttgagggagttcttgtttggtcaaaaatcttatgaggggctctccagtcggcttcaatcatgcttacgtCTTGAGTGTCCGTGGCTTCAATTGTTCCTTTTCTTGGGCACGGTTGGTTCGTAAAGATGTTCGACGAACACAACAGAAGGggctgcttcccgttttgagccaaaattggccagtctgtctgctgcctcattattatgtcgaaggacatgggtgagctcaagtccatcgaatttatcttccaacttgcgtacctcttgtcgataagcaaTCATGTTATCATCTAgacaggaccactctttcatgacttggttaacaaccaactgagaatctccacgaactatcagacgGCAGATTCCTAAAGAGATCGCAATCCTTAGTCCATGAAGGAGCGCCTTATACTCCGCCACATTGTGagatgcagaaaaatgtatccacagtacgtagctcaatctttctccagtcggggagatcaaaacaaccccagctccagtgcctgagagcctcttcgacccgtcaaaatgcatggTCCAATGCTCCATGTTCTCCTcgggcatgtcttcttggcactcggtctaCTCGGCGACAAAAtcggctaaagcttgggacttaatcgaagttcgtggcttgaaggatatatccaaggacatcaattctaaggcccactttgcgattTGTCCATTTGCTTcacgattatgaagtatatccccgagtggaaacgatgtgaccaccgtaaccgagtgaccttggaagtaatgagataatttcctgacggtaattaagacaccatatagtAGCTTCTGAACCTGAGAATATCTTATCTTGGAGtcagccaaaacctcgctaacgaagtagattggtcgttggaatttttgaatatggccttcttcttcacgttcgacaaccaggaccgtgctcacaacctgagAGGTCGCCGACACGTATAACAGCAGCAgctcttgcggatgtggcgaggccaaaaccggtggagtagtgagaagtttcttgaagtcttcaaaggctttttgtgcttcgggtccccactggaaattgtcagttttcttcagcagcttgaaaagggcatcccccgctcgccgagtcatgaaacgaaccggctgagtgccaccatgcaaccagtcagcttttggacatctttttgggagctcggcggtttcatgttgacgatggcgttgattttctccggattggcctgtatgcctctatgagacaccataaatccaagcagcttccctgatggcactccgaagatgcacttttcagggtttagtttcatcctgaaagcgcggatgcttgcaaaggtttcttctaaatccgcaatcagatcatccttctgcttggtcttgacgactacatcatcaacataagcttcaacattgcggccgatctgagttgaaaaacatctctgaatcatgcgttgataggttgctcctgcgttcttcaatccaaagggcatggtgatgtagcagtaggccccaaaaGGCGTAATGAATGAGGTCTTCGAGCGGTCGGATTCTTTTAATCGGATCTGATGATACcccgagtagcaatccaaaaaactgagtagctcacagccggccgttgagtcaactacctggtcaatgcgaggtaacccgaAAGGATCTTTAgggcaagacttgttgaggtcggtgtaatcgacacacatgcgccattgcccggtcttcttccgaaccaggactgggttagccagccaatCGGGATGGAGgacttctttgatgaagcccgctgctaacagcttggttaattcctcttTGATCGCGTCCTTCCTATCTTGTGCAAAACGACGGAGTCGTTGTTTGATAGGTTTGGCGTCGTCCTTGACATGTAAAGaatgctcaatcacctctctgggaatgccaggcatatcagatggtttccacgcaaaaatatctttattattctgaagaaaggtgatgagcgtgctttcctatttacaatctaactcagtgcctattacagcagttttggaaggatcggagggatctagTGGAATCTTCTTAGTCTTGGCGTCGCTTTCTTCGGTCTTCGACATCTTGGtcgcaggcacttctccttaaTGAGAGTTCTTCGGAGCTTGACGTtacgaaccactgggtctagtaccagggggtaccgccccgggtggaccactcgatcggaatgatccgagcggtcgaacttaattgctatctctgaccaccgaaggtaTTGGGGTGTGTTGGGCTAAACTGCGTTGATCTCCCGTTCGGTTAGCTTCTATTttctcttagattcataagccaggggtccgccgaagatgtgattgagttccttgcgatggtcctgaaaaccagtcggggcatcgtcttcatcatctttcttctttgatgtgccttgatccCCGTCTGAAGGCTTACGTGCGTTCTTGGCGTATTGCTCCGTAAATTGTTTGTAAatgaagcaatctttggccgcgtggttggagttgggatgatgcggacattgggagttcattatcttctcgaaggtgttgacgcgggaacgttgtcgggaagatggagtAGTTgtcgccacaagttcttcgggcttacgctcgcgatccttgtgattgttacttccactccctcctgcggCCGGCATGtctttcttcggcttccaagtggtgcccgactgtttggacgcagtaatagcatcttcggctttagcatactcgttggctttttcaaacatctgcttaaccgtcttgggaggtttgcgtccgaacttgccgactagatCCTCGTGGCAAATGCCTTTAGTAAAGGCGGCAATGATGACGTCGttggtgatgtcggagatcttgttgcgttgctcaaagaagcgtcggatgtaatctcgaagggactctccagacttctgaatgatgttgtagagatcaaaGTGTGTACCAGGGCGTTCAAAAGTGCCTTGggagttggcgatgaagtggtcacGTAGTtctgcccatgatccgattgtgccgcggggtagcccgtgaagccaggaccgggcagaatccgctaaGGCCACAGGCAGATAAttcgccatggctttgctgtctcctcctgctgcgcggattgcgagaccatagatggtgagccaagactcagggTTGGTGGTgtcgtcatacttctcgattccaggcggcttaaagccggctggccaatccactcgatgCAAATCatttgtgaaggcagcaactccgtccatatcgtcgtcgtagcgatcaGGTGAATGATGGGGAGTATGGCCTCTTGCtgcgcggcgctggttgatggtgtcgcgaagatcgacggggcgcCTTCGATGTAGGGAGTGTGGTCGTTCAACTCGACGCTCCCTATGTCGTTCGGGAGGCGAGCGGATAGATCGCTCATCAtgtcccctgctcctgcgactaggtccggcgccggcgacgctgaggcttggctggtgataatcttgagatcgaagaggaggtactcggctaccagtcggggtgcggGTACTTGCGGAGTTGGCCGGAGCCGAGGCAATGATCATGGTCTtagtctggttcaagatgttgacgacatgagctaactgtgcggcgtgctgtggaggtcgaTGGAATAGTAGCTCCGACCGCTATACGCATCaaggcgtggggtgccaggagcagcacttcgaccttaggtttggtttatgccgggctttacaaccaacggtttGACGTCGGGGATAGAAAACCccgaacgtccccatggaaggcgtaaagtttcaaccggcggctttttagtggctaaagggtaattgggataaaagaaaatatttgaaaagtcaaatataaattcaaacggtatttgaataaattcaagtaaaatattaaaatagcaaatttgatatcaaaatatagattttgactttatatgaatttaggtccaagtttcactggaatcggatatacggtttaggagatatgggcttctaaagaataaatttgaattaaatagGGAAATTACGAAATAGTACTGTAcaagggcccacctgtcagttctttgtctcttcttcttttctctttcttcttcctccttccttccttcttctgcttcttcttctcttccagagagaaggaagaggaggggcgCCGATGCTCCGGTGGATGAACGGcctcgaaggcggcggccacgcGTGTTCCCGAGCGACGCGCACTTGGGAAGGTCGGTGGATGGCCAAGAGGGAGAGATATATAgccggaacggcggcggcaagggctcACCTCGAGCCGGCATGGAtgatggcggtggtggcttgACTTAGAGGTggagggaaaggggaaaggggaaaaaaggacTCGCCAGATGGAGGCGAAGCCGGTGGCGCGAGGATAGGGGAGGTGGAGCTACGGATGGGGAGATCGACCGACGGCGTCGACGATCGACcatggatggagagagagaaagggagctCGAGGCTCTGTTGATGTGTGGAGAAAAGGGGAGGGCTCGCCTTATATTTataggcggcgagaggcggtggCTGATGGCGGTTCAGAGGAGAAGGACGATGAGGACACGGCTGCAGCGACGTGGAGGAAAGAATGACGGCGCCGGCTCTGTCCTCTGATTGGCCGACGATGGCGGTTCATCCCTGTTGCTGACGTCGGCGGAATGAAGTGTAGCTGACGTCGGGTGGCGGTTCCTTCGCGTCGACGGCAAGATGGCGGCGACGGTAGCTGAGTCGTGCACGGCGGCAGTAATGGCGCACGGTGGCGGCGCCTGGAAGCGCCCacgggaggaggagcagggagTCGGCTTGAGTTGGAAgggctgggccgacttgggccggtcTGGGCCGAAGGAAGAGAGGGAAAATTGGGCCCAAATGAATAGGAAGGCTTTCTAATTTGTGTAGGGAATTGAGGAATGGAGTTTAAATCCAAATTAATATTTGGAAGAAATTTAAGTGTCTAACctttgagatgaatttattttggagaTAATTTCCAAAGAGAGATTTCCtaattatttgagtgcaatattttagAGGTAGCATAtaatggaatttatttgatgcaCTCAATTGAAAGGGCAAGGGATATATGAATAAAATTGAATGTGTAAATAGGAAGGTGGGAAGAAGATAATTAGAGAAGGATAAGTAGGGTTTTAGCCTCAAAATATATAGCATGGGTTTCAAAGAATTGTTTGAGGCTAATAGGAAATTTGGATAACAAAGATATAAtctattttcttagcacaagagcaatatttataataatattattctcGTGCCGGGAAGGGATCAAGTCACAAGAATTAAATTGgcggctagatcaaaaggagaTATTTGGATATTTGGAATTTGGAAAGGAAACTAAGGATAGGTTTGGAATCAAATGATGGGTTTAAGATCAAAGGGTTGggttaacaattaattccaatggaATCGGAATTATGGTGGTTTAGGTTCTAATGGAATATTGGAAGGTTTCTTGGACCACAATTCATAAAGgggtttttaaataaatttaaaaaaaggaaatcatgGAAAAAAGGAAGTATCAAATCACGAAATAACTGAAGATAGGTTTTAAATAAAAGTCATAAAAGAATTTAAATAAACGAAGAAATTTTATGcaagttagttttaggaggtctctctctaattatattttcctaggtttaaGATGTTAATAAGAACATAAGAACCGGCATGATGCATAATTAGAAAATTgtaaattttcaggatgttataGACTCCTTCCCGTCCAGCCACGCGGCCCTACAGCCTGGCTCTCCCCCCACACCACGGACGACGCAGAGGAAgccagggggcctcggggtgccacgtcacgcCTCTTGGGCCCTCGCGCTGcctcgccccgaggccctcacccAACCGCCACGTGGCGGGGGGAGCCAGTGGGGCGGAGACCCAGGCTGAACCGCCATCAATGCGCAGCGCCCCAACCgtccctcaccgcatttaatgcggtaagggcGGACGTGCGGCGCTGCCCGATTGACCCACGTCAATCGGGCGTGACCAAACTGTGACCGGCCTATCACCGGTCACGTctgatcggacgggcggcggtgcCCCCACATTCCGCCTTGTACCCGGCGaagtgggggcaggtatgccccaTCCCATCGAAGCATCATCTAGAGCCCCCTCCACGTGAGATGGACCGCTAAAAGTCTCCATTCATTTAAGGGGAAATGACAAgggtgtcccccgtgtcaggcagGGGGCGGCGCTGGGCCCCACTCGAGGACGGACGgctgcttagcttccgggcgaAGGCACGAATGTGGTCCGATCCAAGCGGAGTGGGTCCCCCTCCCGTgaaagagtaggtagaggcggtgcatgtggtatccccttgaactataaaaggaggaccttgcccactgAAGAAAGGGACGACTTTTAGTTAGCCTAAACCCCATGGGAAGAAGAGTGAGAGTGCTCCCTGGAGTTTAGGAACCTTTGTAACACTGAACCATAaatcccacacacaggagtagggtattacgctccatagcggcctGAATCTGTATAATCCTGGCGCTCGCGCATGGTCTCGAAGAACTCCAGGCGGATACACGATCTCGATCAGCGCGCcctttcccccggccgaactcacaaaaggggatCTCTCGAtcacccgctagagaggatcactcctcgacaggtCTCGactaaccccttgcctcacttgtgcaaagaTTCCAGAAGAAGTCTACAGCCTCCAACTCAACACCTCTATGTCATTTTCTAGAATCGAGTAACCACCACAATCCAACTctcaatttcttcttaaaaaagaccacaagtgcaagttcCTCTATctaggacaacctctgaaaactcagcacaaaCTTAAacacttacctcgtttccttgctAGGCACATCATTTGCAGATTTGTATCTAGCCTTTACTAGAACTCTGCCCAGGACTCTGTCTCTATAATGCCAGTCCACAAATTCCACGCATAGGTTAGTTATCTGTTCAATAATAGCCCTAGTTTTGAGATTGAGGAGAATGCCCAAAATTAACAGCCAGCCTTCTCTAGTATAAGGTGAGTTTCTCTAGTTAGCTAACCGATCATGCTTAACAAAAGAACCCCGGAAAAAGTTTCCCAAAGAACAGGCTCGCTGGCAACTAGGATATCTCTTTCTAGAATTGACGGAAGCTGAACGATGCACAAGGCTAAAGGGCACCTTTGGATTCTGACCACATGGAGATGATGCTGATGTGTGATGATGTTAGCTACTTCCTGGATCAACTGACCGATCAGATGAGCTGGGGGTTGCGGTTCGATGACCACCGCAGCGAACTCCTCATGAGACCGCGGGAGATTACCTTGAAGGGTGAAGTCCGCCCTTGGTGTCCTCCCTCCCAAGGGGCCTCAATGTTGGTTCCTTCTGGCACAAACATCTCCGGTCTGAAGTCTGCATCATGC is part of the Oryza glaberrima chromosome 4, OglaRS2, whole genome shotgun sequence genome and encodes:
- the LOC127770010 gene encoding uncharacterized protein LOC127770010 encodes the protein MIIASAPANSASTRTPTGSRVPPLRSQDYHQPSLSVAGAGPSRRSRGHDERSIRSPPERHRERRVERPHSLHRRRPVDLRDTINQRRAARGHTPHHSPDRYDDDMDGVAAFTNDLHRVDWPAGFKPPGIEKYDDTTNPESWLTIYGLAIRAAGGDSKAMANYLPVALADSARSWLHGLPRGTIGSWAELRDHFIANSQGTFERPGTHFDLYNIIQKSGESLRDYIRRFFEQRNKISDITNDVIIAAFTKGICHEDLVGKFGRKPPKTVKQMFEKANEYAKAEDAITASKQSGTTWKPKKDMPAAGGSGSNNHKDRERKPEELVATTTPSSRQRSRVNTFEKIMNSQCPHHPNSNHAAKDCFIYKQFTEQYAKNARKPSDGDQGTSKKKDDEDDAPTGFQDHRKELNHIFGGPLAYESKRK